The Gammaproteobacteria bacterium genome contains a region encoding:
- the raiA gene encoding ribosome-associated translation inhibitor RaiA, translating into MKVNTVARGCDVPEYVTKRADRKIGKLVRFDPRLTSAEVVFRVERHVHRVEAFLSLNGHEPVVARGEARDFATALDQVADRLSKILRRGRTQQVEHWAGR; encoded by the coding sequence ATGAAAGTGAACACGGTCGCTCGCGGCTGCGACGTGCCCGAATACGTGACCAAACGGGCCGACCGGAAGATCGGCAAGCTGGTCCGTTTCGACCCGCGCCTGACCTCCGCCGAGGTCGTGTTCCGGGTTGAGCGCCACGTTCACCGCGTGGAAGCCTTTCTCTCCCTCAACGGACATGAGCCTGTCGTCGCCCGCGGGGAGGCGCGTGATTTCGCGACCGCGCTCGACCAGGTGGCCGATCGCCTGAGCAAGATCCTGCGCCGCGGCCGAACCCAGCAGGTGGAGCACTGGGCCGGCCGGTGA
- the ribH gene encoding 6,7-dimethyl-8-ribityllumazine synthase, with protein sequence MTGSNTFSASLDGSGKRFAVVAARFNPEITDSLLSGALARLAEHGVATGDIDVYRVPGAWELPQTAARLATRAGHHGIIALGCVIRGETPHFDYVAGEAAYGLGEVARSSPVPVVFGVLTTDTRAQAERRADPKEMDKGGEVASAAVEMAMLFDGLA encoded by the coding sequence GGGAAAGCGCTTCGCCGTCGTGGCGGCCCGCTTCAACCCGGAGATCACCGACAGCCTGCTCTCCGGGGCCCTGGCTCGTCTGGCCGAACACGGTGTTGCGACCGGGGACATCGACGTCTACCGGGTCCCTGGAGCCTGGGAGCTTCCGCAGACCGCGGCGCGCCTGGCGACGCGTGCCGGCCATCACGGCATCATCGCGCTCGGGTGCGTCATCCGCGGCGAGACTCCGCACTTCGACTACGTGGCGGGCGAGGCGGCGTACGGGCTGGGCGAGGTCGCGCGCTCGTCGCCGGTCCCCGTCGTGTTCGGCGTGCTGACCACCGACACCCGCGCGCAGGCTGAGCGCCGCGCCGATCCGAAGGAAATGGACAAGGGTGGAGAGGTCGCGTCGGCCGCGGTCGAGATGGCGATGCTGTTCGACGGGCTCGCCTGA
- the nusB gene encoding transcription antitermination factor NusB, whose protein sequence is MAFAERPRRNRTRARAWALQVLYRWEAADSESVLDALETTLANRRVAPACQAHLARVVRGFARHEEEVRAAVSEALDNWRIERLARVDRCILFLSVTEMLFLDGVPPAVAIQEGVRLAQRYGSEHSDRFVNGVLDAVMKARTVVDER, encoded by the coding sequence ATGGCCTTCGCCGAGCGACCCCGCCGCAACCGCACCCGCGCGCGGGCATGGGCGCTCCAGGTGCTCTATCGCTGGGAGGCGGCGGACAGCGAGTCTGTCCTTGATGCCCTTGAGACCACGCTGGCCAACCGGCGGGTGGCGCCCGCCTGCCAGGCTCATCTGGCGCGGGTCGTGCGCGGCTTCGCCCGGCACGAGGAAGAGGTGCGCGCGGCGGTCAGCGAGGCGCTGGACAACTGGCGGATCGAACGGCTCGCCCGCGTGGACCGCTGCATTCTGTTCCTTTCGGTGACCGAGATGCTCTTCCTGGACGGGGTGCCGCCCGCAGTCGCGATCCAGGAAGGGGTACGGCTGGCGCAGCGCTACGGAAGCGAGCATTCGGACCGCTTCGTCAACGGCGTGCTGGACGCGGTGATGAAGGCGCGCACGGTCGTCGATGAACGCTGA